From a single Miscanthus floridulus cultivar M001 chromosome 8, ASM1932011v1, whole genome shotgun sequence genomic region:
- the LOC136470116 gene encoding uncharacterized protein, which translates to MATRKLLHNFTDHEVIVVTSNSLGDIIYNRDAAGRISKWALELMGHDIRYSPRTAIKSQALVDFFVEWTEVQLPTPDVTHEYWTMYFNGSVMVLGLGVRVVLISPDGSRLHYTIRLHFSASNNATEYEALINGLHIAIELGAMRLYVHNDSELVVDQVMKESSCKSPLMTAYCQEVHKLEDKFQGI; encoded by the coding sequence ATGGCgactaggaagctcctacacaacttcaccgaccacgaagtcatagTCGTCACTTCAAACTCGCTTGGAGACATCATCTACAACCGCGACGCCgcgggacgaatctccaagtgggcacttgaactcatgggccatgacatcagatatAGCCCCCGCACCGCtatcaagtctcaggctctcgtggattttttcgttgaatggacggaggtccagctaccgaccccggacgtcacccatgagtactggacaatgtacttcaacgGGTCCGTAATGGTGCTCGGCTTAGGGGtcagagtggttctgatctccccggatgggagtaggctccactaCACCATACGCCTCCACTTCTCAGCTTCAAACAATGccacggaatacgaggcccttatcaacgggctccacatcgccatcgagctcggtgctatgcGACTCTACGTCCACAATGACTCggaactagtcgttgatcaggtcatgaaggagtcctcctgcaaaagccccctcatgacagcatactgccaagaggtgcacaagctcgaggacaaattccaggggatctaa